The Mycolicibacterium flavescens genomic interval TGCGCGCCGTGGCTGAAGGTCAAGATGTTACGGGGTCTGCGCGTCACGTCGAGTTCGGATGCGTTTTCGCCGAATTGGCGTTCGTCGCGGTTGGCCGATGCGTAGAGGAACAGCACCCGCCTGCCCTCCGGGATGGTGGTGTCGGCCACCGTCACATCGCGGGTGACGGTGCGGGCCAGCCCCTGCACCGGTGAGGTCATGCGCAAGAACTCGTCGACCGAATCCGGTATCAGGTCCGGGTTTTCGACAAGAAGGCGACGCTGGTCGGGCCGCTGATGGAGCAACTGGACCGAGCCGCCGAGCATGCCGGTGGTGGTGTCGTTCCCGCCGGTGACCATGGTGAAGGTGAACGCGAGGATCGACAGCACACCGGCGATGTCGCCGTCGGCACCCACACCCGCGGCCACCAGATGCGACACGGTGTCGTCCTCTGGCTGGACCCGTCGCCGCTCGATGAGATCGGTGAAGTATGCCATCATCTCGCCCAGCTTGTCGCCGAGCGTCTCGAGCGCACCGCCGATTCCGCCGTCGGCGGTGTTGGCGGCGACGATCGCCTCGGTCCAGCCGTCGAACTTGTCGCGATCGGCCTCCGGTACGCCGAGGTAGTGGGCGACCACCATGGACGGCAGCGGTTTGAACAGTTCGGCGACGATGTCGCCGCCGCCGTTGCTCCGGATGCGCTCGATGCGCTCGACGACGTAATCGCGGACCTTCGGCTCGACCGCCTCGACCTGCCGAGGCGTGAATCCCCGCGACACCAGCTTGCGGAACTCGGTGTGCACGGGCGGGTCCTGCATGACCATCGGCGGGTTGTCGGCCAAGCCGATCAGTTCGAGCTCCCCGTAGTTGACCGTGAGCCCCTGCGCCGAAGAGAACGTCTCGTGATCACGCGCGCCGGCCCAGATGTCGGCATGGCGCGACATGACGTAGTAGTCGTGATCCGGCCGGTCGCTCGGCACGACGTGGTGTACGGGATCGTGGTCGCGCAGGGACTGATACATCGGCCACGGATCGGCCCACGTGTCGGCGTTGGCGAGCTGGAATCGAACCGGCGTGTCATGAGACAGAGCAGCCGTCATGTCTCATTGGTACGACAGAACCTGGGGCCATGTCAATAGCATCGACCTCGAAACCGACGAATTGGTCGAGGCCGGCGGGTGATTTCAACCAATACGTCGGTCTCGGCGCAATCAAATCGCGGCACCCGGGTTGAGGAGGTTGTCCGGATCGAGCGCGGCCTTGATCCGCCGGTTGAGCTCCATCGCCTCCGGGCCGATCTGACCGGCCAGCCACGGCCGCTTCAGCCTGCCGACCCCGTGTTCGCCGGTGATCGTGCCGCCCAGGCTCACGGCCAGATCCATGATCTCGCCGAACGCCTGGTGGGCGCGGTCGGTCATCGCGGGATCGGCGGGGTCGTAGACGATCAGCGGATGCGTGTTGCCGTCGCCCGCATGCGCGATCACCGAGATCAGCAGTTCGTGGTTGGCCGCGATCTTGGCCACGCCGCCGACGAGATCGGCCAACGCGGGCAATGGAACTCCGACGTCCTCGAGCAGCAGCGAGCCCTTCAACTCCACGGCCGGAATGCAGAACCGCCGCGCGGCGACGAAGGCCTCGCCCTCCTCGGGGTCCGACGTCGAGAACACTTCCTTGGCGCCGTGTTCGGTGAAGACGTCGGCCATGAACCGGGCGTCTTCGGCGCCGGACGGACCACGGTCGTCAGAGGCGGCCACCAGCATCGCGGCAGCGCTGCGGTCGAGGCCCATCTTCAGCTTGTCCTCGACGGCGTTGATGGCCGCCGAGTCCATGAACTCCAGCATCGAAGGCCGGATCCTGGCCGTGATAGCGACGACGGCCGCCGCCGCGGATTCCACCGAGCCGAAGGCCGCGACCACAGTGCACGCCGCCGACTGCGCGGGCAGCAGCTTCAACGTCACCTCGGTCACCACGCCGAGCGTGCCCTCGCTGCCGACGAACAGCTTGGTCAGCGGCAGCCCGGCGACGTCTTTGAGCCGCGGACCGCCGAGCCGCACCGCGGTGCCGTCGGCGAGCACCACCTGCAGGCCGAGCACGTAATCCGTTGTGACGCCGTACTTCACGCAGCACAGGCCACCGGCATTGGTGGCAACGTTGCCGCCGATGCTGCAGATCTCGAACGACGACGGGTCCGGCGGATACCACAGCCCGAACTCCGCGACCGCCTTCTTGACCTCCGCATTGAGCAGACCAGGTTGGACGACGGCGGTGCGCGTCACCGGGTCGACGGCGATGTCGCGCATCTTCTCGGTCGTCAGCACGATGGCGCCGTCGAGGGCCGATGCGCCGCCGGACAGGCCGGTGCCCATACCGCGTGGCACCACAGCGATCTTGTTCGCGGTCGCCCAGCGCAGTACGGCTTGTACCTCTTGGGTGCTGCGCGGACGCACCACCGCCAGCGGTGTGCCCGCGTTCGGGTCGAACGCCCGGTCCTGCCGGTATGACCCCAGGATGTCCGGATCGGTGACGACGGCTCCCTCGGGCAGCGCGTCGACCAGATCGGCCAGGGGTGACTCCACAGCGCCATGGTACGAGCCGGCGGCTTCGACAGGTCCGGAGCCGCGTGACGGCGGCTCGAAAACCCGCGCGGGTGGGAGAACGGCGGGATATAGTTCCGCCGTGATCAGCGGGGATCCGCTGGCGGGACGTGACGGCGAACTGGCAATCATTCGTCGCGCACTCAGCGGGGGCGCCGACGCATCCGGCGTCGTGCTCGTCGGCGCCGCAGGGGTGGGCAAGACCCGGCTCGCACGTGAGGTGCTTCGGCTCGCCGACCGCGCGGGCGACCGCACGAACTGGATCGTCGGCACCGAATCCGCGAAAGCGCTACCGCTGGGCGCGTTCACCGCCGTCATCGACGAGGCCGTTGCCGAGCCGGTGCCCAACATACGCCGACTGGTCAATTCCCTTGTCGGCCAACATCGTCACGGCCGCACCCTGATCGGGGTCGACGACGCGCATCTGCTCGACGGGCTGTCCGCGCACGTGGTGCATCAGCTTGCGCAGGCCCGGGCGGCCCGTCTGGTCGTCACCCTTCGCGCGGGCGCCGACGAACCCGATGCGATCACCGCGCTGTGGAAGGACGGACTGCTCGTCCGCCTCGACCTCGCACCGCTGTCCGTCGACGCGGCCCGCGCCGTGATCGAGCAGATCCTCGGTGGTGCGGTCGACGCCCGTAGTGCTCACCGGTTCTGGAAGCTGACCGGCGGCAACGCCCTCTTCCTGCGCCAGTTGGTCACCGATCAGATCGACGCAGGCCGGCTACGGCAGACGGCTGGGGTATGGATCTGGGACGGCGGCGTGGCGGTGTCGCAGAGCATCAGTGACATGGTCGGGCGCCAACTGCGTGAACTGACCCCGGCTGTCGCCCTCGTCGTCGACACGCTGTCGCAGTGCGAACCGCTGGAGGTCGACGCCCTGTGCGACGTCGTGGACCGGGACGCGCTGGAGACCGCCGAGCGGTTGCGGCTGGTGACCGTCGAGCGAAGCGGGGCCCATTTGGCGGCGCGCCTGGCCCATCCGCTGTTCGGCGAATTGCGTCGGGCCACCGCCGGCGAGCTCTACCTGTCGACGATCCGCGGCAGGTTGGCCAACCGGCTCGCCCAGGACGGTGAGTCCGACGGTCAGGCGACGGTGCGACGGGCACTGCTCGCGCTCGAATCAGACCTGCCACCGGACACCGAGCTCTTCCTGACGGCGGCTCGGGGCGCAATGACGCTGCTCGACCTCGAACTGGCCGACCGGTTCGCGACCGCGGCAGCCGACGCCGGTGCCGCCGAGGCGCCGGGGCTGCGCGCGTTGAACCTCTTCCTGCTCGGCCGCGGCGCGCAGGTCGAGGAAGTGTTGAGCCGGATGGTCGGCGACGGCACCGCAAGCGCACACCGCTGGTCGATTGTGAGGGCGGCCAACCTGATCTGGATGCTCGGCCGCATCGACGACGCGTGTGCGGTGCTGACCCGGCTGGCATCGGGTCCCGAGTCGACGGCCGAGCAGTTCGCGCGCATGGCCGTCGAAGCGTGCGTCGACGCCGCATCGGCGCGATGTGACGCCGCAGCCCAAAAGGCCACGGCCGCACTGGAGTCGGGACTGCTGACCGACTTCGACGCGATGTTGGCGGCTGTGGCGCTGACGATGGCGCTTGGTGCGCTCGGCCGGGCCGACGAACTTACCGCGGTCGCGGAGTCGGCGCTGGAGCGGGCGATGACGTCGTTTCAGGCGTCGCACATGCGGTTCTGGTTCGCCAGCGTGTATGCCCGGGCCTGCCGGTTGACCGGACATGTCGACGAATGTGAGGCTATGACACGGCGAATCGCGGACTCCGCCAAAGAGATGCCGAGCCTGGCCTACGCCAATCTGGCGTCGCTGCTGGGTAACGCCGAACTCATGCGGGGCAACGTCCGCGCAGGGGTGACGCTGTTGCACGAGGCGTTGGCCGGTGTGCAAAGGCATGGTGTGACAAGCGGTTTGCGGCCGGCCACCTGTTTCGCCCTGGCCGAGGCGCACGCGAAACTGGGTGAGGGGAAGGCGGCCGAGCACGCAATCGCCGAGGCGTGTGAGAGCGTGCCACCCGACTACGTGTTCATGCAGACGGCGCTGAGCATCGCCACCGGTTGGTCCTTGGTGGCCAACGGATGCGTCACAGACGCCAACGCCACCGTGCGAGCGGCGGCGTTCCAAGCCCGCACGCGTCGCCAGCCCACTCACGAGCTGGCGTGTCATCAGGCGGCGGCGCAGTGGGGTGACACATCGTGCGCCAAGCCCGCACGTGAACTCGCCGACGCACTCGGGTTGCCGTTGGCCGATGCCGTTGCGCGCCATACAGAAGCGCTGGCCGCCGACGACGGCGAAGGATTGCTCGCGGCCGCCGACGCCTACCGCACCATCGGTGACCGGGCGGCCGCAGCGGACGCCGCCGCGCAAGCGGCGGTCGCGTTCACCCGCGGCCAGCACCGCAAGCGCGGCCTGTATGCCGCCGCCGTGGCCAAAGAACTCAGCGACGCCTGCGGGGGACTGTGCACACCGGCCCTGAGGGTTCCGGCCAGTCAACCGCTGACCGGCCGTCAGCGCGAGATCGTCGAGTTCGTGGTGGCCGGTTTGTCGAACCGTGAAATCGCCGAGCGGCTGGTGATGTCGGTGCGCAGCGTCGAGGGCCACATCTATCGCGCGTGCCAACGGGTCGGGGCGAGTTCTCGTGAGGAACTCGCCGCAATCGCCAGGCAGGGCCCTGCTCGCTAACGGAGGCTCTTCGGGAAAGGTCGCTCCATGGACGAGATCCACTACCGCAATGCCGGATTCGGCGACTGGGCGACCCGCCGTGCCTTCCTCTGCGGTGACCGGGTCGCCCTGATCGACGGGGACCGCCGGATCACCTACACCGAATTCGACCGGCGCACCAATCGGCTGGCGCAGGCGTTCCACGCGTGTGGCGTGCGGCAGGGTGACCGCGTGGCCGGGCTGATGACCAACTGCTCCGCCTTTCTCGAGACGCTGTTCGCCACCGGCAAGCTCGGCGCGGTGTTCGTACCCATCAATTTCCGGCTTGCCGCACCCGAAGTCGCCTACCTGCTCTGTGATTCCGGTGCGGTCGCCTTCGTGTGGTCAAATGGGCTATCGGCGGTCGCACGGGCGGCGTACGCCAACGAGGCCGTTCGAGTGCGGACGCGGGTGGTGGTCGGCGGTGAAGTCGAGGATGGGGAAACGGACTTCGAGCAACTCCTCGCCAGCGGTGAGGATCGCCCTGCGGACGCCGACATCGCCGGTAGCGACTTGTGTTGCCTACCATACACTTCGGGCACGACGGGCCGGCCCAAGGGAGCGATGCTCACCCACGACAACCTGTTCTGGAATACGATCAACGGCGTTTGCGCCGGGAGAGGGCTACGCGAAGGGGACCGGACCGTCACGGCGGCGCCGTTGTTTCACATCGGTGGGCTCAGCGTGCACACTCTGCCGCTGATCTACGTCGGCGGCACCAACGTGTTACTGCCCGCTTTCAGCCCCCCGGAAGTGCTAGCCGCGATGGTGCGTGAACGCGCCACGGTCCAGTTTCTCGTACCGGCGATGTGGGCGGCGCTCATGGCCGTGCCCAATTTTGAGTCCTACGATTTGTCGGCGCTCGAATTGGCCGTCAGCGCGGGCGCACCGTGTCCGATGCCGGTGCTCGAGTACTTCCGGGCCGGTGGTGTTCCGTTCCAGGGGAGCTTCGGTCTCACCGAAACCGGAGGCGTCACGCTCCTCGACGCCGACCACGTCACGGAGAAGTTCGGTTCTGTCGGCCGATCGCTCTTCCACGTGCAGACCCGTGTCGTGGACGACCAGGACCGCGACGTCGCCACCGACATGGTGGGTGAAGTCGTGGTCCGCGGACCCGCCGTTTTCGCGGGCTACTGGAAGAAGCCCGAAGCGACAGCCGAAGCGATCCGTGGCGGGTGGTTCCACACCGGCGACCTGGGACGCATGGATGCGGACGGTTTCATCACCTTGGTCGACCGGAAGAACGACATGATCATCACCGGCGGTGAGAACGTCTACCCGGTCGAGGTCGAGCAGGTGCTCTATCGCCACTCGGCAGTCCATGAGGTCGCGGTGGTCGGCGTCGCGGACCCCAAATGGGGCGAAACACCGATCGCGGTGGTCGCCCTCGAGGACGGTGCGCGGGCCACTGAGGACGAACTGATCGCATACGCGCGGGAGCGGTTGGCCCATTTCAAGTGCCCCACCCGGGTGGAGTACGTCCCGGAACTGCCCCGCAACGCTTCGGGCAAGGTGCTCAAGACGGCGCTGCGCGACGAATTCGACGGCCGACCGTCACGCCGTTAGACCGTTGGCGGGTGGTCGAGTTCGCGCAGGCCGGGCAGGAACACGGCGATGATGCCCAGCAGCAGCATCGGCAGCGCCAGTGCGAGGAACGTGGTGTGCAAGCCGGCCGAGTCGGCAAGCGGCCCGGCGATGATCAGTCCCAGCGGACCCGCCGCATACGCCAGCGATCCCATCACGCCGACCACCCGGCCGCGAAGATGCTGCGGTGCCCGCGTCTGCATGACGTAGTTGTAGATCGGTTGGATCGGCCCGTAGACCAGCCCGACGATCGCCGAGAGCACCAGGATCAGCGGTAGCGGCGGCAGGAATGCGATGACCGTCATCGCGACTCCCAGCGTCAGCACCGCGGTCAACATCGTCACCCGACGGCTGATGTACTTCGAGGACACCGCATAGCCGAGCGCGCCCACCAGGCCGCCGATGCTCAACGCCATCAGCACCCAACCGAGTTGCACGGGTTCGTCGCGGTCGGTGAAGTACTTGGGGAACAGGACCGACTCCATCGGCATGTAGAGCCCGGTCACCACCAGGTCGACGATCGCGAGCGTGCGAAGGACCCTGTTGTGCCAGACGAACCTCAGCCCTTCCACGACGCCCGCCCACACCCCCTCGGGCAGGGAGGTGCGGTCGGGCGTACCGGCTCCCTCCAACCGCAGGACGGCGATCGCGGCGATCGAGAGGATGAATGCCGACGCGGTGACCCACATCGTGTTGATGCCGCCCAGTGTGGCGATCAGCAGGCCGCCGATGCCGGGTCCGACGATGTAGGCGAGGTTGAACACCGCCTCGTAGACGCTGTTGGCGCGGTCCAGCGTCCACCCGGCGCGAATCGCCGCTTCGGGCAGCATCGTCTCGCGAGCGGTCATCCCCGCTGGGTCGAAGAAGGCGCCCAGCGCGGCCAACGCGGCGAGCACCGCGACGTTGACGGCCTCGACGCCGAACGTCAGCGCCAGCACGGGCACGGCGGCCACCGACAGCGCGGAAAGGGCATCGGAGATCATCGAGACCAGCCGCCGGCCCAGATAGTCGACGGCGGCCCCTGCGATCAGCGTCGCGACGAGCAACGGCAGCGAGCCCG includes:
- a CDS encoding cytochrome P450 yields the protein MTAALSHDTPVRFQLANADTWADPWPMYQSLRDHDPVHHVVPSDRPDHDYYVMSRHADIWAGARDHETFSSAQGLTVNYGELELIGLADNPPMVMQDPPVHTEFRKLVSRGFTPRQVEAVEPKVRDYVVERIERIRSNGGGDIVAELFKPLPSMVVAHYLGVPEADRDKFDGWTEAIVAANTADGGIGGALETLGDKLGEMMAYFTDLIERRRVQPEDDTVSHLVAAGVGADGDIAGVLSILAFTFTMVTGGNDTTTGMLGGSVQLLHQRPDQRRLLVENPDLIPDSVDEFLRMTSPVQGLARTVTRDVTVADTTIPEGRRVLFLYASANRDERQFGENASELDVTRRPRNILTFSHGAHHCLGAAAARMQSRVALTELLTRIPDFEVDESGIVWAGGSYVRRPLSVPFEVVA
- a CDS encoding FAD/FMN-dependent dehydrogenase codes for the protein MESPLADLVDALPEGAVVTDPDILGSYRQDRAFDPNAGTPLAVVRPRSTQEVQAVLRWATANKIAVVPRGMGTGLSGGASALDGAIVLTTEKMRDIAVDPVTRTAVVQPGLLNAEVKKAVAEFGLWYPPDPSSFEICSIGGNVATNAGGLCCVKYGVTTDYVLGLQVVLADGTAVRLGGPRLKDVAGLPLTKLFVGSEGTLGVVTEVTLKLLPAQSAACTVVAAFGSVESAAAAVVAITARIRPSMLEFMDSAAINAVEDKLKMGLDRSAAAMLVAASDDRGPSGAEDARFMADVFTEHGAKEVFSTSDPEEGEAFVAARRFCIPAVELKGSLLLEDVGVPLPALADLVGGVAKIAANHELLISVIAHAGDGNTHPLIVYDPADPAMTDRAHQAFGEIMDLAVSLGGTITGEHGVGRLKRPWLAGQIGPEAMELNRRIKAALDPDNLLNPGAAI
- a CDS encoding response regulator containing a CheY-like receiver domain and an HTH DNA-binding domain; protein product: MISGDPLAGRDGELAIIRRALSGGADASGVVLVGAAGVGKTRLAREVLRLADRAGDRTNWIVGTESAKALPLGAFTAVIDEAVAEPVPNIRRLVNSLVGQHRHGRTLIGVDDAHLLDGLSAHVVHQLAQARAARLVVTLRAGADEPDAITALWKDGLLVRLDLAPLSVDAARAVIEQILGGAVDARSAHRFWKLTGGNALFLRQLVTDQIDAGRLRQTAGVWIWDGGVAVSQSISDMVGRQLRELTPAVALVVDTLSQCEPLEVDALCDVVDRDALETAERLRLVTVERSGAHLAARLAHPLFGELRRATAGELYLSTIRGRLANRLAQDGESDGQATVRRALLALESDLPPDTELFLTAARGAMTLLDLELADRFATAAADAGAAEAPGLRALNLFLLGRGAQVEEVLSRMVGDGTASAHRWSIVRAANLIWMLGRIDDACAVLTRLASGPESTAEQFARMAVEACVDAASARCDAAAQKATAALESGLLTDFDAMLAAVALTMALGALGRADELTAVAESALERAMTSFQASHMRFWFASVYARACRLTGHVDECEAMTRRIADSAKEMPSLAYANLASLLGNAELMRGNVRAGVTLLHEALAGVQRHGVTSGLRPATCFALAEAHAKLGEGKAAEHAIAEACESVPPDYVFMQTALSIATGWSLVANGCVTDANATVRAAAFQARTRRQPTHELACHQAAAQWGDTSCAKPARELADALGLPLADAVARHTEALAADDGEGLLAAADAYRTIGDRAAAADAAAQAAVAFTRGQHRKRGLYAAAVAKELSDACGGLCTPALRVPASQPLTGRQREIVEFVVAGLSNREIAERLVMSVRSVEGHIYRACQRVGASSREELAAIARQGPAR
- the fadD_3 gene encoding AMP-dependent synthetase and ligase, with product MDEIHYRNAGFGDWATRRAFLCGDRVALIDGDRRITYTEFDRRTNRLAQAFHACGVRQGDRVAGLMTNCSAFLETLFATGKLGAVFVPINFRLAAPEVAYLLCDSGAVAFVWSNGLSAVARAAYANEAVRVRTRVVVGGEVEDGETDFEQLLASGEDRPADADIAGSDLCCLPYTSGTTGRPKGAMLTHDNLFWNTINGVCAGRGLREGDRTVTAAPLFHIGGLSVHTLPLIYVGGTNVLLPAFSPPEVLAAMVRERATVQFLVPAMWAALMAVPNFESYDLSALELAVSAGAPCPMPVLEYFRAGGVPFQGSFGLTETGGVTLLDADHVTEKFGSVGRSLFHVQTRVVDDQDRDVATDMVGEVVVRGPAVFAGYWKKPEATAEAIRGGWFHTGDLGRMDADGFITLVDRKNDMIITGGENVYPVEVEQVLYRHSAVHEVAVVGVADPKWGETPIAVVALEDGARATEDELIAYARERLAHFKCPTRVEYVPELPRNASGKVLKTALRDEFDGRPSRR
- a CDS encoding H+ Antiporter protein, whose product is MTDSRRGPLILIFFAALTAGAGNGISLVAFPWLVLQRNGSALDASIVAMAGSLPLLVATLIAGAAVDYLGRRLVSMISDALSALSVAAVPVLALTFGVEAVNVAVLAALAALGAFFDPAGMTARETMLPEAAIRAGWTLDRANSVYEAVFNLAYIVGPGIGGLLIATLGGINTMWVTASAFILSIAAIAVLRLEGAGTPDRTSLPEGVWAGVVEGLRFVWHNRVLRTLAIVDLVVTGLYMPMESVLFPKYFTDRDEPVQLGWVLMALSIGGLVGALGYAVSSKYISRRVTMLTAVLTLGVAMTVIAFLPPLPLILVLSAIVGLVYGPIQPIYNYVMQTRAPQHLRGRVVGVMGSLAYAAGPLGLIIAGPLADSAGLHTTFLALALPMLLLGIIAVFLPGLRELDHPPTV